A window of Streptomyces broussonetiae genomic DNA:
TCGGCTTGCGGGCGAAGACCGGGATGATCTCCGAGACGATGCCGAAGAACGGCAGCGCGATGATGTACACCTCCGGGTGGCCGAAGAACCAGAAGAGGTGTTGCCACAACAGCGGGCCGCCGTTCGCCGCGTCGAAGACATGGGCGCCGAACTTGCGGTCCACCTCCACGGCGAACAGCGCGGCGGCCAGGACCGGGAAGGCGAGCAGGACCAGGACGGCGGTCAGCAGCACGTTCCACACGAAGATCGGCATGCGGAACATGGTCAGGCCGGGCGCGCGCATGCAGATGATCGTGGTGATGAAGTTGACCGAGCCGAGGATGGTGCCGAAGCCGGAGAAGGCCAGGCCCATGATCCACAGGTCGGCGCCGACACCGGGCGAGTAGATGGCGGCGTGGAGCGGGGCGTAGGAGAACCAGCCGAAGTCGGCCGCGCCCTGCGGGGTGAGGAAGCCGCCCACCGCGATGAGCGAACCGAACAGGTAGAGCCAGTAGGCGAACATGTTCAGCCGCGGGAACGCCACGTCCGGAGCGCCGATCTGCAGCGGCATGATCCAGTTGGTGAAGCCGGCGAACAGCGGGGTCGCGAACATCAGCAGCATGATCGTGCCGTGCATCGTGAACAGCTGGTTGAACTGCTCGTTCGACATGATCTGCAGGCCCGGACGGGCCAGCTCGGCGCGCATCAGCAGCGCCATCACGCCACCGATCAGGAAGAACGCGAACGACGTCGCCAGATACAGCGTGCCGATCGTCTTGTGGTCGGTGGTGGTCAGCCACTTCACCACGACACTGCCGGGCCGCCTGCCCCTGACCGGCACTTCGCTCTCGTAGGCGTCCTCGGCCGCGGAGGAACCCTGGGGTTGGTTGAGAATGCTCACAGGTCGTCCGTCTCCCGAGGCTCGCGGTCCGCGCACGCCGTGCGTCCGCTCCAGGTCATCTTGGCCGCGCGACGGCGTGCGGCCGACTCCGGGCGGCCGACGTGCGGCCGATCGCGTGACGGATGCACACGAACGGCGCAGCGCCGGCGTGTGCGCAGGCAGGGCCCGGCCCACGAGCACGGGCGAGTGCGGTGTGGAGCGGTACCGGGTGCGGTACGGATGGTGGCATGAGCAGTGTCGCCATCGTGGGTGCCGGGCCCGGGCTCGGGGCCGCCGTCGCCCGGCGGTTCGGGCGGGAGGGGTTCGCGGTCGCCCTCTTCGCGCGGAACCGGGAGCGGCTCGACCGGCTGGTGGAGGGGCTCGACGAGAGTGGGGTGCAGGCCCACGGGTTCGTCGCCGACGTGCGCAGACCGCAGGAGCTGGTCCGTGCGCTCGGGCGGGCCGCCGAGGAGCTGGGCACCGTGGAGGTGCTGCAGTACAGTCCGGTGCCCCACCGGGACTTCATGCGGCCCGTGCTGGAGACCGGGCCGCGGGATCTGGTCGGACCCCTCGAGTTCTCCGTGTACGGGCCCGTCGCCGCCGTACAGGCGGTGCTTCCGGGGATGCGCCGGCTCGGGCGCGGGACCATCCTGTTCGTCAACGGCGGGACCGCCGCCGTACCGCACACCGAACGGGCCGGGACCTCGATCGCCTTCGCGGCGGAGAGCGCGTACGGGCACCTGCTGCACGAGCGGCTGGCCGGGGAGGGGATCCATGTCGCGCAGCTGGTGATCCCGGGGGCCATCACTCCCGGGCACGTGCGCAAGGATCCGGATGTGCTCGCGGAGGTGCTGTGGGGCATGCACCGGGAGCGGCACGGGTTCCGGCACTTCGCCGACGACCTCGACAGCTGACCCGGCAACCGTCGGCCTGCGGGGTGCGGTTTTGTACGCCAATATGGTGACGTTGGCCGTATCGCTCTCGTCAAGGGGGCCTCCGTGGCTGTCGAAATCCCCGCGATCATCAGGCCGTCCCGGCTCAGAAGCCGGGGAGGGCTCCTCGGCGAGTGTCTCGCCGAGTTCCTCGGGACCTTCGTGCTCATCTCCTTCGGCTGCGGTGTGGTCGCGATGGCGGTCGCCGCGCTGCCCGGCTCGGGCCGCGCCGCCACCCCCACCACGATCTTCCTCGCGTCCGGGGACTGGCTGCTGGTCGCCTGGGGCTGGGCCTTCGCCGTCGCCTTCGGTGTCTACGTCGGCGGTGGCGTGAGCGGTGCCCACCTGAACCCGGCGGTGACGCTGGCCATGGCCGTGCGCCGGGGCTTCTCCTGGGCCAAGGTCCTGCCGTACTGGTTCTCGCAGGTCGTCGGCGCGCTCACCGGCGCGGCAGTCGTCTATCTCGTCTATCACGACGCGATCCACGCCTACGACCGGGTGGCGCCGGGACCCAAGGTGAACGGGCACACCAACGCCACGTTCTCCATCTTCGCGACCTTTCCGGCGGCGTACTACCACGGCGGCTACTGGGGCCCGCTGGTCGACCAGATCGTGGGTACGGCGTTCCTGCTCATGCTGATCGCGGCCGTCCTCGACGTACGCAACCAGGCCGTGCAGGCCAACCTCGGGCCGCTGGTCGTGGGTCTCGTCGTCGCCGCCGTCGGCATGTCCTACGGCGCCAACGCGGGGTACGCCATCAACCCGGCCCGTGACTTCGGGCCGCGCCTGTTCACCTACGCGGCCGGCTGGAGCAGTCTGGCCTTCCCGGGCAGTGTGGCCGGTTCGTACAGCTCCTACTGGTGGATCCCGATCGTCGGCCCGCTGATCGGCGGCGTGGTCGGGATCCTCGTGTACGACCTGTTCGTCGGCGACGTCCTGCTGGTGCGCGCGGAACTGGCCGAGGTGCCGGAGCCGGGGCGGGCGACTGCGGTGCGGACCGCCGACAAGGGCTAGACGGGGCTCTGTTGAGGGACCGTCGGCCGGTGGGCAGTCCTCGGCGCATGCGCACGCCCGGCGGGCCGAGCCCGCGCGGGCGGGACCTACAGCGGGCGGTCCGGCCAGTCCAGCAGACGGGCTCCTATGACGGCCGTCTGCAGCATGTAACGGTGCGCCGGGTCGGCCGGGTCGGCGCCGGTGAGGTGGTGGATGCGCTCCAGGCGGTAGGTCAGGGCGCGGACGCTGAGGGACAGGCGGCGGGCGGCCTCCGCGGCCACGCACCCGGCGTCGAAGTACACGGTCAGGGTCTCCAGCAGCGGACCGGCCCCGCCCCGCGCCCCGGTGAGCGGGCCCAGGGTGTGCGAGACCAGGTCGGCCATCGCCTGCCGGTCCCGGGCGAGCACCGGGTAGACGAGCAGGTCCGCGGCGCGCAGCACCGGTCCGGCCAGGTCGAGACGGACCGCCATCTCCAGCGCGGCGAGGGCCTCTTCGTACGACTGCACCACCCCGCCCGGCCCGTGCTGCGGGCGGCCGACGGCGACCCGGCCGCCGTCCGTCGCCGCGTACGCCTGCTGGGCGAAGTGGGTGAGGACCTCGTCCTCGTCGCCTGGCGCGATGCACAGCAGCCGGCCGTTCTTGGTGGTGAGCAGGATGTTGTGGGAGTCGAAGCGGGACAGGACGCTGGCCTCCACCTGCCGGGCCACGGGGCCGCCCTCGACGTACGCGGTCGAGCCCTCGGCGACGGCGACCGCGTGTGCGCGGGACAGGCGCAGGCCGAAGCGTTCGGCGCGCTCGACGAGCCGGCCCAGGTCGCTGCGGCCGTAGAGCAGGTCGTCGATGAACTCCCTGCGCGCCGCCTCCTCGCGGCGCACGGTGAGCCGCTGGGCGCGCTCGTAGCCCTCGGCGAACGCGTCGACGGCCTGCTCCACGGCGGCCAGGGCGGCCAGTGTGCTCTCCGCCGAGCCGGGCCCGGCCGGCCAGGCGGCGCGGGTGGCGGCGAGGTGGGCGACGATCAGGGCGCGCAGGCCGTGCCCGGCCTCGGCGGCCTGTTCGCCCAGGGTGCGGCGGGTCTTCAACTCCTCGCGGGTCAGCCGGCGGCCGCTCGCCGCGACCTCGGTGAGCGTGTGGCGGAAACCGTCCAGATACTCCTCGGGTATCCCCTGGTGCTCGCGCACGTCGGCCCCGCCCCCGTCCCCCCGTCGATCTTGACGCGCCGGTGACGTTTTCTTGGCGTCCGTCCGGCATCCAGACCCTAGTCAACACTGCCGGAAACCGGCAATGCGCGGGTGTGCGCCCGTCTCGCACCATGCTGTCCACGGGGAGCACTACGGGGGTTGAAGGTGCCGGGCACCTGCGCAGACAGGTGTCCGGCACCGCGGCCACGGGGGGCTTCCGTCCTCATCGTCTGACGCAAGGACGTGTGTCATGGAAGTCCTCGGCGTGCTGGTCGCCGTCTGTCTCGTCGTCGTGCTGCTCGCGCTGCTCGGCTTCTCCCGGCTGTACCGCAAGGTGGACCAGAGCCAGGCCCTCATCGTGTCGAAGACGCGCCAGGTGGCCGTGTCCTTCACCGGCCAGGTCGTCCTGCCGATCCTGCACAAGGCCGAGGTCATGGACATCTCGGTGAAGACGATCGAGATCAGCCGCGCCGGCCGGGACGGGCTGATCTGCCGGGACAACATCCGCGCCGACATCCGGATCCTGTTCTTCGTGAAGGTCAACAAGACCGTCGAGGACGTCATCAAGGTCGCCCAGACCGTCGGCACCGAACGCGCCAGCCACCAGGACACCCTCCAGGAGCTGTTCCACGCGAAGTTCTCCGAGGCGCTCAAGACCGTCGGCAAGCAGCTGGACTTCACCGACCTCTACACCAAGCGCGAGGAACTCCGGTACCACGTCATCGAGTTGATCGGAATCGATCTCAACGGCTACCACCTGGAAGACGCCGCGATCGACTACCTGGAGCAGACCCCGCTCACCCAGCTCGACCCGGCCAACGTCCTCGACGCCCAGGGCATCCGCAAGATCACCGAGCTGACGGCCGTCGAGCACGTGCGCACCAACGAGGCCAAGCGCAACGAGCAGAAGGAGATCACCCGCCAGGACGTCGACGCCCGCGAGGCCATTCTGGAGCTGGAACGCCGGCAGAAGGACGCCGAGATCAAGCAGAAGCGGGAGATCGAGACCTCGCGCGCCCGCGAGGAGGCCGAGACCGCCCGCGTGACGGAGGAGGAGCGGCTGCGCGCGCAGGGAGCCTTCCTGCGCACCGAGGAACAACTGGGCGTGCAGCGCGAGAACCAGGCCCGGGAGATCGCCGTCGCCGCGAAGAACCGCGAGCGGGTCATCGCCGTCGAGAACGAGCGCATCGAGAAGGACCGGCTGCTCGAGGTCATCGCCCGGGAACGGGAGACCCAGCTGACCCGGATCTCCGCCGAGAAGGAGGTCGAGGCGGAGAAGCGGGAGATCGCCGAGGTCATCCGGGAGCGGGTCGCGGTGGACCGTACGGTCGCCGAGCAGGAGGAGTCCATCAAGAAGCTCCGCGCGGTCGAGCAGGCCGAGCGTGAGCGGCAGACGCTCGTCATCGCCGCCGAGGCCGAGGCGCAGGAGAAGCTGGTCAAGGACATCAAGGCCGCCGAGGCCGCCGAGCAGGCCGCGGCGCACCGGGCCGCCGAGGAACTCACCCTCGCCGAGGCCCGGATGAAGACGGCCGACCTCGACGCCCGCGCCAAGCTGCGGCTCGCCGAGGGCGTCCAGGCGGAGGCCGCCGCCGAGGGGCTGGCCGCCGTCCAGGTCCGCGACAAGGAGGCCGAGGTCACCGTCAAGGCCGGGCGTGCGGAGGCGGAGGCCACCGAGGCCCGGCTGCGCGCGGAGGCCGAGGGCGCCCAGGCCAAGGCACTCGCCGAGGCGGAGGGTGCGCGGGCGAAGGGTCTTGCGGAGGCCGAGAGCACGAAGGCCAGGACGCTCGCGGAGGCGGAAGGCGCGCGGGCGGCGGCGGAGGCCACCGAGGCGCGGCTGAAGGCCGAGGCGGAGGGCGCGCGGGCCAAGGGTCTGGCCGAGGCGGAGGGTGCCAAGGCGAAGGGGCTTGCTGAGGCGGAGAGCGCGCGGGCGGCGGCGGAGGCCGCCACGGTCCGGCTGAAGGCCGAGGCCGAGGGCGCGCGGGCCAAGGGTCTCGCTGACGCGGAAGGTGCCAAGGCCAGGGCGCTTGCGGAGGCCGAGGGTGCCAGGGCGATGGGCGCGGCCGAGGCGGAGGGTGCCAAGGCCAGGGCGCTTGCGGAGGCGACCGCCATCAGCGAGAAGCTGAAGGCCGAGGCCGAGGGGCTCACCGAGAAGGCCGCCGCGATGGCCGCCCTCGACGACGCCTCGCGCGGGCACGAGGAGTACCGGCTGCGGCTCGCGGCGGAGAAGGAGATCCGACTGGCCGGCCTGGAGACGCAGCGGCAGGTCGCCGAGGCGCAGGCGACCGTGCTCTCGACGGGTCTGGAGCACGCCGACATCGACATCGTCGGCGGGGAGTCCGTCTTCTTCGACCGGCTGGTGTCGGCGGTCTCGCTCGGCAAGGGCGTGGACGGCTTCGTCGACAACTCCCACACCGCCCAGGCACTGGCGGGGCGCTGGCTGGACGGCTCCGGCAGCTTCACGGAGGACCTGAGTGGGGTTCTCGGGTCC
This region includes:
- the ctaD gene encoding aa3-type cytochrome oxidase subunit I gives rise to the protein MSILNQPQGSSAAEDAYESEVPVRGRRPGSVVVKWLTTTDHKTIGTLYLATSFAFFLIGGVMALLMRAELARPGLQIMSNEQFNQLFTMHGTIMLLMFATPLFAGFTNWIMPLQIGAPDVAFPRLNMFAYWLYLFGSLIAVGGFLTPQGAADFGWFSYAPLHAAIYSPGVGADLWIMGLAFSGFGTILGSVNFITTIICMRAPGLTMFRMPIFVWNVLLTAVLVLLAFPVLAAALFAVEVDRKFGAHVFDAANGGPLLWQHLFWFFGHPEVYIIALPFFGIVSEIIPVFARKPMFGYMGLIAATISIAGLSVTVWAHHMYVTGGVLLPFFSFVTFLIAVPTGVKFFNWIGTMWKGSLSFETPMLWSAGFLVTFLFGGLTGVILASPPMDFHVSDSYFVVAHFHYVVFGTVVFAMFAGFHYWWPKMTGKMLDERLGKITFWTLFIGFHTTFLVQHWLGAEGMPRRYVDYLATDGFTALNTVSSIGSFLLGLSMLPFLYNIWKTAKYGKPVGMDDPWGYGRSLEWATSCPPPRHNFVTLPRIRSESPAFDLHHPDIAMREHEHQLPAGSDRGQG
- a CDS encoding SDR family NAD(P)-dependent oxidoreductase; this encodes MSSVAIVGAGPGLGAAVARRFGREGFAVALFARNRERLDRLVEGLDESGVQAHGFVADVRRPQELVRALGRAAEELGTVEVLQYSPVPHRDFMRPVLETGPRDLVGPLEFSVYGPVAAVQAVLPGMRRLGRGTILFVNGGTAAVPHTERAGTSIAFAAESAYGHLLHERLAGEGIHVAQLVIPGAITPGHVRKDPDVLAEVLWGMHRERHGFRHFADDLDS
- a CDS encoding MIP/aquaporin family protein, with product MAVEIPAIIRPSRLRSRGGLLGECLAEFLGTFVLISFGCGVVAMAVAALPGSGRAATPTTIFLASGDWLLVAWGWAFAVAFGVYVGGGVSGAHLNPAVTLAMAVRRGFSWAKVLPYWFSQVVGALTGAAVVYLVYHDAIHAYDRVAPGPKVNGHTNATFSIFATFPAAYYHGGYWGPLVDQIVGTAFLLMLIAAVLDVRNQAVQANLGPLVVGLVVAAVGMSYGANAGYAINPARDFGPRLFTYAAGWSSLAFPGSVAGSYSSYWWIPIVGPLIGGVVGILVYDLFVGDVLLVRAELAEVPEPGRATAVRTADKG
- a CDS encoding PucR family transcriptional regulator; the encoded protein is MREHQGIPEEYLDGFRHTLTEVAASGRRLTREELKTRRTLGEQAAEAGHGLRALIVAHLAATRAAWPAGPGSAESTLAALAAVEQAVDAFAEGYERAQRLTVRREEAARREFIDDLLYGRSDLGRLVERAERFGLRLSRAHAVAVAEGSTAYVEGGPVARQVEASVLSRFDSHNILLTTKNGRLLCIAPGDEDEVLTHFAQQAYAATDGGRVAVGRPQHGPGGVVQSYEEALAALEMAVRLDLAGPVLRAADLLVYPVLARDRQAMADLVSHTLGPLTGARGGAGPLLETLTVYFDAGCVAAEAARRLSLSVRALTYRLERIHHLTGADPADPAHRYMLQTAVIGARLLDWPDRPL
- a CDS encoding flotillin family protein, translated to MEVLGVLVAVCLVVVLLALLGFSRLYRKVDQSQALIVSKTRQVAVSFTGQVVLPILHKAEVMDISVKTIEISRAGRDGLICRDNIRADIRILFFVKVNKTVEDVIKVAQTVGTERASHQDTLQELFHAKFSEALKTVGKQLDFTDLYTKREELRYHVIELIGIDLNGYHLEDAAIDYLEQTPLTQLDPANVLDAQGIRKITELTAVEHVRTNEAKRNEQKEITRQDVDAREAILELERRQKDAEIKQKREIETSRAREEAETARVTEEERLRAQGAFLRTEEQLGVQRENQAREIAVAAKNRERVIAVENERIEKDRLLEVIARERETQLTRISAEKEVEAEKREIAEVIRERVAVDRTVAEQEESIKKLRAVEQAERERQTLVIAAEAEAQEKLVKDIKAAEAAEQAAAHRAAEELTLAEARMKTADLDARAKLRLAEGVQAEAAAEGLAAVQVRDKEAEVTVKAGRAEAEATEARLRAEAEGAQAKALAEAEGARAKGLAEAESTKARTLAEAEGARAAAEATEARLKAEAEGARAKGLAEAEGAKAKGLAEAESARAAAEAATVRLKAEAEGARAKGLADAEGAKARALAEAEGARAMGAAEAEGAKARALAEATAISEKLKAEAEGLTEKAAAMAALDDASRGHEEYRLRLAAEKEIRLAGLETQRQVAEAQATVLSTGLEHADIDIVGGESVFFDRLVSAVSLGKGVDGFVDNSHTAQALAGRWLDGSGSFTEDLSGVLGSIGTADVRNLTVSALLMKQIKGGGPQTGQLQKLLDRASELGLSDTPVTALNGSGSPN